One segment of Campylobacter sp. CNRCH_2014_0184h DNA contains the following:
- a CDS encoding heavy metal translocating P-type ATPase, which produces MKCKHCQLSFRQDQMIEKNGNYFCCKGCESVYEILQENNLEEFYEKLGNQTLTPAIIEHNVKDYEKYIQKTKEGFSEIFLLIEEIHCAACVWLNEKILIKSEGVIEVDINSITHKARIVFDEKSINLAKIIQSIESIGYKASVYLPTKNEQRATQTKRDFYAKLIVAIACVMNIMWISVAKYAGFFSGMEADTKDILHFAEFLLCTPVLFYTGSIFYKNAYYALKFKSVNMDTLVISGASLAYIYSIWAMFSRASQVYFDSVAMIICFVFIGKYLELLSKKKALDTLDHLRSFLSSEVRVLKNDKIENIDVEEVQIGDIIELKEGDRILIDGVCVSGNISLDMSSLSGESLPLDVQKDDMIYSASLVLSGNALYRANALYKDSKLARIINLLENSSSKKAKIEKMVQQVSKYFSPIILTCALLCFAFTFFVLNLGFEEAMIRMVSVLIIACPCALALATPVSSLVAISAGLKEKILFKEAGVVEDLSKCNVAVFDKTGVLTKASLEVKKSFLDESLDKNELLNFLHLTNHPVAKSILKFLDEKIDGRIEFEKVQNFQARGYKAFLGKDEFLGGNEKFFKENHIQVQEFQTTHFIFAKNKIILAVFELEDSMRESSEELIRFMKECKMQIYMLSGDNLSAVSKVAEKLKINNFKASCMPEDKMQIIANLNQTGKVLMVGDGVNDALALSYAGVGISLKEGSELAMENSDIILLKNDLKSLEKAIQIAKKTYQIIKQNLAFSLFYNAFSMPLAFFGLINPLIAALSMSFSSIIVILNALRIKK; this is translated from the coding sequence ATGAAATGTAAACACTGCCAATTAAGTTTCAGACAAGATCAAATGATAGAAAAAAATGGAAATTATTTTTGCTGTAAGGGTTGTGAGAGTGTTTATGAGATTTTACAAGAAAATAATTTGGAAGAATTTTATGAAAAACTTGGCAATCAAACCCTAACTCCTGCCATAATAGAACATAATGTTAAAGATTATGAAAAATACATACAAAAAACCAAAGAAGGTTTTAGTGAGATTTTTTTACTTATAGAAGAAATTCATTGTGCCGCCTGTGTTTGGCTTAATGAAAAAATTCTCATTAAAAGTGAAGGGGTGATAGAAGTTGATATTAATTCTATTACTCATAAAGCTAGAATTGTTTTTGATGAAAAAAGTATAAATTTAGCAAAAATTATCCAAAGCATAGAAAGTATTGGTTATAAAGCTAGTGTGTATTTGCCTACAAAGAATGAACAAAGAGCAACCCAAACTAAAAGAGATTTTTATGCAAAATTAATAGTTGCCATAGCTTGTGTGATGAATATCATGTGGATATCTGTAGCCAAGTATGCTGGATTTTTTAGTGGCATGGAAGCTGATACTAAGGATATTTTACATTTTGCTGAATTTTTACTTTGTACTCCTGTGCTTTTTTATACAGGCTCAATCTTTTATAAAAATGCCTATTATGCTTTGAAATTTAAAAGTGTTAATATGGATACTTTGGTAATTAGTGGGGCAAGTTTAGCTTATATATATTCAATATGGGCAATGTTTTCAAGAGCTTCGCAAGTGTATTTTGATTCTGTGGCGATGATTATTTGTTTTGTTTTTATAGGAAAGTACTTAGAGCTTTTAAGTAAGAAAAAAGCCCTTGATACGCTTGATCATTTACGATCGTTTTTAAGTAGTGAAGTAAGGGTTTTAAAAAATGACAAAATAGAAAATATCGATGTAGAAGAAGTACAAATAGGAGATATTATAGAATTAAAAGAAGGCGATAGAATTTTAATAGATGGAGTGTGTGTTAGTGGTAATATTAGCTTGGATATGTCTAGTTTAAGTGGAGAGAGTTTACCACTTGATGTGCAAAAAGATGATATGATTTATTCTGCTTCTTTGGTTTTAAGCGGGAATGCTTTATATAGGGCAAATGCACTTTATAAGGATTCTAAATTAGCTAGGATTATTAATTTACTTGAAAACTCAAGTTCAAAAAAAGCCAAAATAGAAAAAATGGTACAGCAAGTAAGTAAGTATTTTTCACCTATTATCTTAACTTGTGCTTTACTTTGTTTTGCTTTTACTTTTTTTGTGTTAAATTTGGGTTTTGAAGAGGCTATGATACGCATGGTTTCTGTGTTAATTATAGCTTGCCCATGTGCTTTGGCTTTGGCTACTCCGGTGAGTTCTTTAGTGGCAATTAGTGCTGGTTTGAAAGAAAAAATTTTATTCAAAGAAGCAGGTGTTGTGGAGGATTTGAGCAAGTGCAATGTGGCTGTGTTTGATAAAACAGGGGTTTTAACAAAGGCTAGTTTAGAAGTTAAAAAAAGCTTTTTGGATGAGAGTTTGGATAAAAATGAGTTATTAAATTTCTTACACCTGACTAACCACCCAGTGGCTAAAAGCATTTTGAAATTTTTAGATGAAAAAATCGATGGCAGAATAGAATTTGAAAAAGTTCAAAATTTTCAAGCAAGAGGTTATAAAGCTTTTTTGGGTAAAGATGAATTTTTGGGAGGAAATGAGAAATTTTTCAAAGAAAATCATATACAAGTACAAGAATTTCAAACCACGCATTTTATATTTGCTAAAAATAAAATTATATTGGCAGTTTTTGAGTTAGAAGATAGTATGAGAGAAAGCTCTGAAGAGTTGATTAGATTTATGAAAGAATGTAAAATGCAAATTTATATGTTAAGTGGTGATAATTTATCTGCTGTGAGTAAGGTGGCTGAAAAATTAAAAATAAATAATTTCAAAGCCTCGTGTATGCCAGAAGATAAAATGCAAATAATAGCTAATTTAAATCAAACAGGTAAGGTTTTAATGGTAGGAGATGGAGTAAATGATGCTTTAGCGCTTTCTTATGCAGGTGTTGGGATTTCTTTAAAAGAAGGTTCTGAACTTGCTATGGAAAATAGTGATATTATATTGTTAAAAAATGACCTAAAAAGCTTAGAAAAAGCCATACAAATAGCTAAAAAAACTTATCAAATTATTAAACAAAATTTGGCTTTTTCTTTATTTTATAATGCCTTTAGCATGCCTTTAGCTTTTTTTGGTTTGATTAATCCCTTAATCGCAGCTTTATCAATGTCTTTTAGTAGTATAATAGTAATTTTAAATGCTTTAAGGATTAAAAAATGA
- the rho gene encoding transcription termination factor Rho produces MENTKEKKQHQRTHIPVEGYKIEDLKLLDLESLVKIANEAEIENPREFRRQDLIFEILKAQTKKGGFILFTGILEISPEGYGFLRGMDSNLSDSVNDAYVSNSQIRKFALRVGDIVTGQVREPKDQEKYYALLKIEAINYLPLKEARERPLFDNLTPIFPTEKIKLEYDPLKLTGRMLDLFAPIGKGQRSLIVAPPRTGKTELMKELAIAIAKNHPEAHLIVLLVDERPEEVIDMQRCVKGEVFSSTFDLPAYNHVRVAELVIEKAKRMVETGKDVIILLDSITRLARAYNTATPSSGKVLSGGVDANALHKPKRFFGAARNIEHGGSLTIIATALIETGSRMDEVIFEEFKGTGNSEIVLDRNISDRRIYPAINIIKSGTRKEELLQGVEKLQKIWAIRSAISQMDDIEALKFLYSKMLKTKSNEELLSIMNE; encoded by the coding sequence ATGGAAAATACAAAAGAAAAAAAACAACATCAAAGAACACACATTCCAGTGGAAGGTTATAAGATAGAAGATTTAAAGTTGCTTGATCTAGAAAGCTTAGTTAAAATTGCTAATGAAGCAGAAATAGAAAACCCAAGAGAATTTAGAAGACAAGATCTTATTTTTGAAATTCTAAAAGCACAAACCAAAAAAGGTGGTTTTATACTCTTTACAGGAATTTTAGAAATTTCACCTGAAGGCTATGGCTTTTTGCGTGGAATGGATTCAAATTTAAGCGATAGTGTAAATGATGCTTATGTGTCAAACTCACAAATTCGCAAATTTGCTCTGCGTGTTGGAGATATAGTTACTGGTCAAGTTAGAGAACCAAAAGATCAAGAAAAATACTATGCTTTGTTAAAAATTGAAGCGATTAATTATCTTCCATTAAAAGAAGCTAGAGAAAGACCTTTATTTGACAATCTTACTCCAATTTTTCCAACTGAAAAAATCAAATTAGAATACGATCCCTTAAAACTAACAGGTAGAATGCTTGATTTATTTGCCCCTATAGGAAAAGGCCAAAGAAGCTTAATCGTAGCACCTCCAAGAACTGGTAAAACCGAGCTAATGAAAGAACTAGCTATTGCTATTGCTAAAAATCACCCAGAGGCTCATTTGATTGTACTTTTAGTAGATGAGCGCCCTGAAGAAGTTATAGATATGCAAAGATGTGTTAAAGGCGAGGTTTTTAGCTCTACTTTTGACTTACCTGCTTATAATCATGTTAGAGTAGCTGAGCTTGTTATAGAAAAAGCAAAAAGAATGGTAGAAACAGGCAAAGATGTCATTATCTTGCTTGATTCTATCACAAGATTAGCAAGAGCTTATAATACTGCTACGCCAAGTAGTGGTAAAGTTTTAAGCGGTGGAGTTGATGCAAATGCCTTACATAAACCAAAACGCTTTTTTGGTGCAGCTAGAAATATAGAACATGGTGGCTCATTAACCATTATAGCAACTGCTTTGATAGAAACAGGCTCAAGAATGGATGAAGTAATTTTTGAAGAATTTAAAGGAACAGGAAACAGCGAAATCGTTCTTGATAGAAATATTTCAGATAGAAGAATTTACCCTGCAATTAACATCATAAAATCAGGTACTAGAAAAGAAGAATTACTCCAAGGTGTTGAAAAGCTTCAAAAAATTTGGGCAATTAGATCAGCTATTTCACAAATGGATGACATAGAAGCATTAAAATTTTTATACTCTAAAATGCTAAAAACCAAAAGCAATGAAGAGTTATTATCTATCATGAATGAGTAG
- a CDS encoding DNA polymerase III subunit gamma/tau, giving the protein MLQALAVKYRPKNFNELVGQNTVSTSLKYALENNRLAHAYLFSGLRGSGKTSSARIFSRALVCENGPSANPCGECSQCLSSLTGSNIDIIEMDAASHRSLEDIQELIEQVKYAPSLARFKIFIIDEVHMLTPQAANALLKTLEEPPSYVKFILATTDPLKLPATVLSRTQHFRFKQISTHDILNHLEWILEKENISYEKEALKLIARSGNGSLRDTLTLLDQAIVYCQNDIQTQKITTMLGFLDPAKIEEFYQAILANDKDKVLEFLKEFEDYEASNVIDEMIFFLKEAFFAKNHLFSILIYERFFRILSRAKTMLNSSDDDSFVLCVMAFMLIEATYLKSIDEAIKGSKQDNMSSPKQQETPSIQQTPKEEKLSPYENLLKAIYKRDYDLAEVFKKTTQFVSFEDDILSISSHAKDDDRMVLNNGFKLIKTLLHELFGEKAQIKIQKIETIDTQKLQDIFKTPIKQEVKSTPNLNEHFENFKKDAKKYDPKDETKEALNKLFGSPTIQN; this is encoded by the coding sequence ATGCTTCAAGCTCTTGCTGTTAAATACAGACCAAAAAATTTCAATGAGCTTGTAGGGCAAAATACTGTTTCTACAAGCTTAAAATATGCTCTTGAAAATAACCGTTTAGCGCACGCTTACTTATTCTCAGGGTTACGCGGAAGCGGAAAGACTTCAAGTGCAAGAATTTTTTCAAGAGCTCTAGTATGCGAAAATGGACCAAGTGCTAACCCTTGTGGAGAATGTTCCCAATGTTTATCTTCACTCACTGGCTCTAATATAGACATTATAGAAATGGATGCTGCAAGCCATAGAAGCTTAGAAGATATACAAGAACTTATCGAGCAAGTCAAATACGCTCCATCTTTAGCTAGGTTTAAAATTTTTATTATCGATGAAGTGCATATGCTCACCCCACAAGCAGCAAATGCCTTGCTTAAAACCTTAGAAGAGCCACCAAGCTATGTAAAATTTATACTAGCAACAACCGATCCTTTAAAACTTCCTGCCACAGTTCTTTCAAGAACGCAGCATTTTAGATTTAAGCAAATTTCTACCCATGATATCTTAAATCATCTTGAGTGGATTTTGGAAAAAGAAAATATTAGTTATGAAAAAGAAGCTTTAAAACTCATTGCAAGAAGCGGAAACGGATCTTTAAGAGATACCCTAACCTTACTAGATCAAGCCATAGTATATTGTCAAAATGATATACAAACACAAAAAATCACCACTATGCTAGGCTTTTTAGATCCAGCTAAAATTGAAGAATTTTATCAAGCCATTTTAGCCAATGATAAAGATAAAGTTCTTGAGTTTTTAAAAGAATTTGAAGATTATGAGGCAAGTAATGTCATTGATGAGATGATATTTTTTTTAAAAGAAGCATTTTTTGCCAAAAATCATCTTTTTTCTATATTAATTTATGAAAGATTTTTTAGAATTCTTTCACGTGCTAAGACTATGTTAAATTCTAGTGATGATGATAGTTTTGTGCTTTGCGTTATGGCTTTCATGCTTATAGAAGCAACTTATCTAAAAAGCATTGATGAGGCTATTAAAGGTTCAAAGCAAGATAACATGTCAAGCCCAAAACAACAAGAAACTCCTTCTATTCAACAAACCCCTAAAGAAGAAAAACTTAGTCCTTATGAAAATCTCTTAAAAGCAATATATAAAAGAGATTATGACTTAGCTGAAGTTTTCAAAAAAACCACACAGTTTGTTTCTTTTGAAGATGACATTTTAAGCATTAGCTCGCATGCTAAAGATGATGATAGAATGGTTTTAAACAATGGTTTTAAATTAATCAAAACATTGCTTCATGAGCTTTTTGGAGAAAAAGCACAAATTAAAATCCAAAAAATAGAAACCATAGACACTCAAAAACTACAAGATATATTCAAAACTCCCATAAAACAAGAAGTAAAAAGCACTCCAAATTTAAATGAGCATTTTGAAAATTTTAAAAAAGACGCTAAAAAATACGACCCTAAAGACGAAACCAAAGAAGCTCTTAACAAGCTCTTTGGTTCCCCAACTATACAAAATTAA